One Pantoea trifolii DNA segment encodes these proteins:
- a CDS encoding RpiB/LacA/LacB family sugar-phosphate isomerase, protein MKTIAIGADDAAIELKNVIKNLLEEKEYVVTDYTNDAQNDRPMYPDVAFALATAIQKNEFERGILLCGTGIGVAIVANKVEGVRAAQCHDTFSAERARKSNNAQIMTMGARVIGPELAKNIVNAWLASEFEGGGSTAKVEKIGYYEQVSHAK, encoded by the coding sequence ATGAAAACTATCGCAATTGGCGCCGATGATGCGGCTATCGAATTGAAAAATGTGATTAAAAATCTGCTGGAAGAGAAAGAGTATGTGGTGACGGATTACACCAATGACGCGCAAAACGACCGTCCGATGTACCCGGATGTGGCCTTTGCGCTCGCCACCGCCATCCAGAAGAACGAATTTGAGCGCGGCATTCTGCTGTGCGGCACCGGTATCGGTGTGGCGATTGTCGCCAATAAAGTAGAAGGCGTGCGCGCGGCGCAGTGTCACGACACCTTCTCTGCCGAGCGTGCTCGCAAGAGCAACAATGCGCAGATCATGACCATGGGCGCGCGCGTCATCGGGCCGGAGCTGGCGAAGAACATTGTTAATGCCTGGCTGGCATCGGAGTTTGAAGGTGGCGGCTCAACTGCCAAAGTTGAGAAGATCGGTTACTACGAACAAGTCTCTCACGCTAAATAA
- a CDS encoding MFS transporter, which produces MNQQAMTAVEQSTIRKISWRLVPFVALMFFINFLDRTAISFAGPNGMTQDLGLTALQFGLASGIFFIGYILLEVPSNLALHKFGARRWLARIMISWGIVSLLFTWVSSVEGLYTLRLLLGIAEAGFFPGAILYLSMWVPGRHRSKILSLFYLAQPLTVVFGAPLAASLIQQHGLFGMEGWRVMFMGVSIPAILIGIVALFWLVDSPRQAKWLTAEEKTWLTTELEAEHQQKQGHQKHSLRSVMGNGRVWMLCLIYFGFIYGLYALAFFLPTIIAGFQQQFGTTFNVMQKGLITGVPYLIAAVVMFFWSKDATRRGCKTWHIAIPALAGGISVPLALYMDSPFTTIMVIAITASSIFAALPNFWTLPTQFLTGASAAAAIALINTLGNVAGFSAGYITGALHDATNSYALPMFVVGGFMLLSAFLMLLLNRRRSPSQPTSLAQEH; this is translated from the coding sequence ATGAACCAACAAGCAATGACGGCGGTGGAACAATCCACCATTAGAAAAATCTCCTGGCGCTTAGTGCCGTTCGTGGCGCTGATGTTCTTTATCAACTTTCTCGATCGCACCGCGATTTCGTTTGCCGGCCCCAACGGCATGACGCAAGACCTCGGCCTCACCGCGCTGCAGTTTGGCCTGGCGTCGGGCATCTTCTTTATTGGTTACATCCTGCTGGAAGTGCCAAGCAACCTCGCACTGCATAAGTTCGGCGCGCGTCGCTGGCTGGCGCGCATCATGATCAGCTGGGGCATTGTCTCGTTGCTGTTCACCTGGGTGAGCAGTGTGGAAGGCTTGTATACGCTGCGTCTGCTGCTGGGTATCGCCGAAGCCGGCTTCTTCCCAGGCGCGATTCTCTATCTCAGCATGTGGGTGCCGGGACGTCATCGCAGCAAAATCCTGTCGCTGTTCTATCTTGCGCAGCCGCTGACGGTGGTGTTCGGCGCGCCTTTAGCCGCGTCACTGATTCAGCAGCATGGTCTGTTTGGCATGGAAGGCTGGCGCGTGATGTTTATGGGTGTCTCCATTCCCGCGATTCTGATTGGTATCGTCGCGCTGTTCTGGTTGGTGGATTCGCCGCGTCAGGCCAAGTGGCTGACCGCTGAAGAGAAAACCTGGCTGACCACCGAACTGGAAGCCGAGCATCAGCAGAAGCAGGGCCATCAAAAACATAGCCTGCGTTCGGTGATGGGTAATGGCCGCGTCTGGATGCTGTGCCTGATTTATTTCGGCTTTATTTATGGTCTGTATGCGCTGGCGTTCTTCCTGCCGACCATCATCGCCGGCTTCCAGCAGCAGTTCGGCACCACCTTTAACGTGATGCAGAAAGGGCTAATTACCGGCGTGCCGTACCTGATCGCGGCGGTGGTGATGTTCTTCTGGTCGAAAGATGCCACACGTCGCGGCTGCAAAACCTGGCACATCGCCATTCCGGCATTGGCAGGCGGTATCAGCGTCCCGCTGGCGCTGTATATGGATTCGCCGTTCACCACCATCATGGTGATCGCGATTACCGCCAGCTCCATCTTCGCCGCACTGCCGAACTTCTGGACCTTACCGACGCAATTCCTGACCGGCGCATCTGCCGCCGCAGCCATTGCCTTGATCAACACCTTAGGAAACGTAGCGGGCTTCTCTGCGGGCTACATCACCGGCGCACTGCATGACGCCACCAACAGCTACGCCTTGCCGATGTTTGTGGTGGGTGGATTCATGCTGCTGTCAGCGTTCCTCATGCTGTTACTTAATCGCCGTCGCTCGCCGTCTCAGCCGACCTCTTTAGCTCAGGAGCATTAA
- a CDS encoding dihydroxyacetone kinase family protein, whose protein sequence is MTYLFNQPSAFAAELIEGFVAANADKVRQVAGGVVRSTRSQPNTVAVIVGGGSGHYPAFAGLVGQGLAHGAAMGNLFASPSAQQIYNVARAAHNGAGVLLMFGNYAGDVLHFGQACERLRAEGIACDVLAVTDDISSAGKDELEKRRGVAGDLCVFKAACAAAEAGHDLSQVLQLAQHANNRTRTFGVAFSGCSLPGASHPLFEVEKGRMALGLGIHGEPGIKETDMPSADELAEIFVERLLNELPADIRQPEGQRVAVILNGLGSVKYEELFVVYRRVAQLLAAAKLQVVEPDVGEFVTSFNMAGASLTLMWLDDQLETLWRAPTNTPAYRKGSVLVAEPLSAAELVENTEEALPSATAESQESAKRVLQLLEAVAEMLQRNAERLGDIDAVAGDGDHGIGMERGVLGAVEKAREVAARGAGAGSLLCRAADAWADKAGGTSGALWGVALTALGTALGDRQTPDAQRVATGVLEAKEGIMHFGKARVGDKTMVDVLVPFSDSLNEAVTAGASLTDAWLKAAQVADKAAQDTAQLVPKMGRARPLAEKSVGTPDAGAISLALIVNTVGDLLKEHSASEQGA, encoded by the coding sequence ATGACGTACCTGTTTAACCAACCATCAGCCTTTGCCGCTGAGCTCATCGAAGGCTTTGTCGCCGCCAATGCCGATAAAGTCCGTCAGGTCGCCGGAGGCGTGGTGCGCAGCACCCGCAGCCAGCCGAATACGGTGGCGGTGATCGTGGGCGGCGGGTCCGGTCACTATCCGGCGTTCGCCGGGTTGGTTGGACAAGGTCTGGCGCACGGCGCGGCGATGGGCAACTTATTCGCGTCGCCGTCGGCGCAGCAGATCTACAACGTGGCACGTGCGGCCCATAACGGCGCGGGCGTATTGCTGATGTTCGGTAACTACGCTGGCGATGTGCTGCACTTCGGCCAGGCCTGCGAGCGTCTGCGCGCGGAAGGCATCGCTTGTGACGTGCTGGCGGTGACTGACGATATCTCCAGCGCGGGTAAAGATGAGCTGGAGAAGCGTCGCGGTGTGGCAGGCGATCTCTGCGTGTTCAAAGCCGCCTGCGCCGCAGCTGAAGCGGGTCACGATTTATCACAGGTGTTACAGCTGGCACAGCACGCGAATAACCGCACGCGTACATTTGGCGTGGCGTTTTCCGGTTGCAGCTTGCCGGGTGCTTCGCATCCGCTGTTTGAAGTGGAAAAAGGGCGCATGGCGCTGGGACTCGGCATTCACGGCGAGCCGGGGATTAAAGAGACCGACATGCCGAGCGCGGATGAGCTGGCCGAGATCTTCGTGGAGCGCTTGCTCAATGAATTGCCAGCCGATATCCGGCAGCCCGAAGGTCAGCGCGTGGCGGTGATCCTCAACGGGCTGGGCTCGGTGAAATATGAAGAGCTGTTTGTCGTCTATCGTCGCGTCGCGCAACTGCTGGCGGCGGCTAAGCTACAGGTGGTTGAACCGGACGTCGGTGAGTTTGTCACCAGCTTCAACATGGCCGGTGCGTCACTGACGCTGATGTGGCTGGACGATCAGCTGGAAACTTTGTGGCGTGCGCCGACCAATACGCCCGCTTACCGTAAAGGCAGCGTGTTGGTGGCCGAACCGCTGAGTGCTGCTGAACTGGTTGAAAACACGGAAGAAGCCTTGCCATCAGCTACAGCCGAATCGCAAGAGAGCGCGAAACGCGTGCTGCAGCTGCTCGAAGCCGTGGCAGAAATGTTACAGCGTAACGCTGAGCGTCTTGGCGATATCGATGCGGTGGCCGGCGACGGCGATCACGGTATCGGCATGGAGCGCGGCGTGCTGGGCGCGGTTGAGAAAGCGCGTGAAGTCGCGGCGCGTGGTGCCGGTGCGGGCAGTTTGCTGTGCCGCGCGGCGGATGCCTGGGCCGATAAAGCCGGTGGCACCTCGGGCGCGTTGTGGGGCGTAGCGCTTACCGCGTTGGGTACCGCGCTGGGCGATCGTCAAACGCCAGACGCGCAGCGCGTGGCAACCGGCGTACTTGAAGCGAAAGAAGGCATCATGCACTTTGGTAAAGCGCGCGTCGGCGATAAAACCATGGTGGATGTGCTGGTGCCGTTTAGCGACAGCCTGAACGAAGCCGTTACCGCTGGCGCGTCGTTAACCGATGCCTGGCTGAAGGCGGCGCAGGTGGCCGATAAAGCTGCACAGGACACCGCGCAGCTGGTACCCAAAATGGGGCGTGCGCGTCCGCTGGCAGAAAAAAGTGTTGGCACGCCGGATGCCGGAGCGATTTCGCTGGCATTGATCGTCAATACCGTCGGCGATCTGCTAAAAGAACACAGTGCCTCTGAACAAGGAGCTTGA
- a CDS encoding triose-phosphate isomerase family protein — MSQPKIWLGVSLKMYFGYQQTLQWCRDVAALADHAAVKNGEVGLFVLPAYPAIPAVAEIFANTPVRFGGQDVCQAENGAWTGEVSASMLQELGCSLAEIGHAERRRHFHEDKVQIAAKVAMSLRHGITPVLCIGEEVQAEPQQAIALCQQQLAEALAESAQQGLKGEVFFAYEPQWAIGAPQPAPDSYIRAVCAGLQQLATPPGITLKIIYGGSAGPGLIQRLGADVNGLFLGRFAHDPNALAKIIDEASELAQELDS; from the coding sequence ATGTCTCAGCCAAAAATCTGGCTCGGCGTCAGTTTGAAAATGTACTTCGGCTACCAGCAAACCTTGCAATGGTGTCGCGATGTGGCGGCATTAGCCGACCATGCTGCGGTGAAAAACGGTGAAGTGGGCTTGTTTGTGTTACCGGCTTATCCGGCGATTCCGGCGGTTGCAGAGATCTTCGCTAATACACCGGTGCGCTTCGGCGGCCAGGATGTTTGCCAGGCGGAGAACGGTGCCTGGACCGGCGAAGTCAGCGCCAGCATGTTGCAGGAGTTAGGCTGTTCGCTGGCCGAAATTGGTCACGCTGAGCGCCGTCGTCATTTCCACGAAGATAAAGTGCAAATCGCCGCCAAAGTGGCGATGTCGCTGCGTCACGGCATCACGCCGGTGCTGTGCATTGGCGAAGAAGTGCAGGCAGAACCGCAGCAGGCGATCGCACTGTGCCAGCAGCAGCTGGCCGAAGCGCTGGCCGAGTCGGCGCAGCAGGGCTTAAAGGGCGAAGTGTTCTTTGCCTACGAACCGCAGTGGGCGATTGGTGCGCCGCAACCGGCACCGGACAGCTACATCCGCGCAGTGTGCGCCGGGTTGCAGCAGCTCGCCACGCCGCCCGGCATTACGCTGAAAATCATCTACGGCGGCAGCGCGGGGCCGGGACTGATTCAGCGCCTTGGCGCGGACGTAAATGGCCTGTTCCTGGGGCGCTTTGCTCACGATCCCAACGCGTTGGCAAAAATTATTGATGAAGCCAGTGAGCTGGCTCAGGAGCTCGATTCATGA
- a CDS encoding sugar phosphate isomerase/epimerase family protein, with product MSRIGLSTYAFFWRMSSKVANPLTLEQMLQQTADLDVSVFQICDYPAIESWSDAQLLTLRQQADALGITLELGTRGLGTEHLRRYLHIAEILDARVIRSMFYTADHRPSLDEAAALIGAVLPDFARQQVRLCLETYEQVNSGAMMSVINKFLSPWLGVCLDPANCVAGLELPEQVIANTAARVGNLHIKDFAFTRRDGWVGFTFAGCPMGEGLLDYDRMIASVRPVDKGINQIVEHWLPWQDDAALTCEREAEWTRRTVEFLRSKQDQE from the coding sequence ATGAGCCGTATCGGACTCAGCACCTACGCCTTTTTCTGGCGCATGTCGTCGAAAGTAGCCAACCCGCTGACGCTGGAGCAGATGCTGCAACAGACCGCCGATCTCGATGTCTCGGTGTTTCAAATCTGCGACTATCCGGCGATTGAAAGCTGGTCTGACGCGCAACTGTTAACGCTGCGTCAGCAGGCCGATGCGCTCGGTATCACGCTGGAACTCGGCACGCGCGGCCTTGGCACAGAGCATCTGCGTCGTTATCTGCATATCGCGGAAATCCTCGATGCGCGGGTGATACGTTCGATGTTCTACACCGCCGATCATCGTCCTTCCCTCGACGAAGCCGCCGCGCTGATTGGCGCAGTGTTGCCGGATTTTGCCCGCCAACAGGTGCGTCTCTGTCTGGAGACGTACGAGCAGGTGAACAGCGGCGCGATGATGTCGGTGATCAACAAGTTCCTGTCGCCGTGGCTCGGCGTGTGTCTCGATCCCGCCAACTGTGTCGCCGGACTCGAATTGCCAGAGCAGGTAATTGCCAACACCGCCGCGCGCGTCGGCAATCTGCACATCAAAGACTTTGCCTTCACGCGTCGTGATGGCTGGGTCGGCTTTACCTTTGCTGGCTGCCCGATGGGCGAAGGCTTGCTGGATTACGACCGGATGATCGCCAGCGTGCGCCCGGTGGATAAAGGCATTAACCAAATCGTCGAACATTGGTTGCCGTGGCAGGACGATGCCGCGCTGACCTGCGAGCGAGAAGCCGAATGGACTCGCCGCACCGTTGAATTCTTACGTAGTAAACAAGATCAGGAGTAA
- a CDS encoding phosphogluconate dehydrogenase C-terminal domain-containing protein, producing the protein MSVQLKTITVIGAGGKMGMRISANFQKSDYQVFYCENSPKAQEQVSAQGRELSDAASVVPLSDVVILAVPDIVLGKVSEGVVPQMKPGAILLTLDPAAAYANLIAHRDGIEYAVAHPCHPSVFLERYTKEEHADAFGGIAAVQHVAASYETGSDEQKAELSKVISVMYGPVEQVHWVTVMQLAYLEPTLVETVACMVGAFMKEALDETVKHSGVPEEAAKAMLYGHIQIALAVAFRATNPFSDACMIAMEYGREKIVKPDWKQIFDQKELDIVIARMLKIDAIKR; encoded by the coding sequence ATGAGCGTGCAACTGAAAACCATCACCGTGATTGGCGCGGGCGGCAAAATGGGTATGCGTATTTCTGCCAACTTCCAGAAAAGCGATTACCAGGTGTTTTATTGTGAGAACTCACCCAAGGCACAAGAGCAGGTGAGCGCGCAGGGGCGCGAACTCTCTGATGCGGCCTCCGTGGTGCCATTGAGCGACGTGGTGATTTTGGCGGTGCCGGATATCGTGCTGGGCAAAGTCTCTGAAGGCGTGGTGCCACAGATGAAGCCGGGCGCGATTCTGCTGACGCTGGACCCCGCAGCGGCCTACGCCAATCTGATCGCCCATCGCGATGGCATTGAATACGCGGTGGCGCATCCTTGCCATCCATCGGTATTCCTGGAGCGTTACACCAAGGAAGAACATGCTGATGCCTTCGGCGGTATCGCGGCGGTTCAGCACGTGGCGGCGTCATATGAAACCGGTTCAGATGAGCAGAAAGCCGAGCTGAGCAAGGTGATCAGCGTGATGTACGGGCCGGTAGAGCAAGTGCATTGGGTAACCGTGATGCAGCTGGCGTATCTGGAACCCACGCTGGTGGAAACCGTGGCCTGCATGGTCGGCGCGTTTATGAAAGAAGCGCTGGACGAAACCGTGAAACACAGCGGCGTGCCGGAAGAAGCGGCCAAAGCGATGTTGTACGGCCATATTCAAATCGCGCTGGCCGTGGCGTTCCGCGCCACCAACCCGTTCTCGGATGCCTGCATGATCGCCATGGAATACGGCCGTGAGAAGATTGTGAAACCGGACTGGAAGCAGATCTTCGATCAGAAAGAGCTGGATATCGTGATTGCCCGTATGCTGAAAATCGACGCCATCAAGCGCTAA
- a CDS encoding sugar-binding transcriptional regulator, with protein sequence MEKNTLSQDSELLTEIAVAYYQDEITQEEIARKFGISRIKVGRLLKRAREEGIVEINVRYHPVFSTRLEQQLQNRFPQLQRALIALDQPDQEEQRRQVAALVSSHLAQSLKDDAIVAVGQGRNVAAVADYPGQVPTRNCLFISGIGGTHRPGDAINADHISRRLAKKFGGISETLYAPAYVENRALRDAFMQNGTIKETLDRARKADVALVGIGDMNENSYMVKLGWFTPHEIIDASVNQGVTGDVAGYDFFNSQGQHVDTVMNDRVIGLSIDELRKIPCVIAIAAENTKAMAILGALRTGAIDIIATTAQNIRTILSLSQEKV encoded by the coding sequence ATGGAAAAAAACACGCTTTCTCAGGACTCCGAGCTGCTGACGGAAATAGCTGTCGCCTATTATCAGGACGAAATCACCCAGGAGGAGATTGCGCGTAAGTTTGGTATTTCCCGTATTAAAGTCGGCCGACTGCTCAAACGCGCACGCGAAGAGGGCATCGTCGAAATCAACGTGCGTTACCATCCCGTCTTCAGCACCCGCCTCGAGCAACAGCTGCAAAATCGCTTCCCACAACTGCAACGTGCGCTGATAGCGCTCGATCAGCCCGATCAGGAAGAGCAGCGTCGTCAGGTTGCCGCGCTGGTGTCATCACATTTAGCGCAGTCGCTGAAAGACGACGCCATTGTCGCCGTTGGGCAAGGGCGTAACGTGGCCGCTGTCGCCGATTATCCCGGCCAGGTACCGACGCGTAACTGCCTGTTCATTAGCGGCATTGGCGGCACGCATCGTCCAGGCGATGCCATCAATGCTGACCATATCAGCCGTCGTTTGGCCAAGAAGTTTGGCGGCATCAGCGAAACGTTGTATGCGCCTGCCTATGTTGAGAACCGAGCGCTGCGCGACGCTTTTATGCAAAACGGCACCATCAAAGAGACGCTGGACCGCGCGCGCAAAGCGGATGTGGCGCTGGTGGGCATCGGTGACATGAATGAAAACAGCTATATGGTGAAGCTCGGCTGGTTCACGCCGCATGAAATCATCGACGCCAGTGTTAATCAGGGCGTGACGGGCGATGTCGCCGGCTATGACTTCTTTAATTCGCAGGGCCAACACGTAGATACCGTGATGAACGATCGCGTGATTGGGCTGAGCATCGATGAGCTGCGCAAAATCCCCTGTGTGATCGCCATTGCCGCAGAAAATACCAAAGCGATGGCGATCCTCGGCGCACTGCGTACTGGCGCGATCGATATCATCGCCACCACCGCGCAGAACATTCGCACCATATTAAGTTTGTCGCAGGAAAAGGTGTAG
- a CDS encoding dipeptide ABC transporter ATP-binding protein — MTNARLLSVENLSLHTYDQRLLVDNVSFDLDRKEILALVGESGSGKTLTSLALMNLLPTGVQQSGGRVMFNGEPLDARKTQQLRGCRIATVFQEPMTSMNPTLRIGEQIAEVLVRHRQFSWKQAQQEAIALLDRVGIVNPAQRARQYIHQLSGGMRQRVMIASAISGQPELLIADEPTTALDVTIQAQILALLQELQQEMGMGILLITHDLSVVARYADRVCVMQQGQLVEQGAVLSTLGAPTHPYTRKLIAASATQIPDTIAVPEQPPLLVLRDISKSYPLPRRLPLWPAKRQTVLHPANLSIAQGEIVGLIGESGSGKTTLGSAAIGLITADGGEVHFQGQHLQGRQLNTLRRHAQIIFQDPYASLNPKIPVGEQIAEPLRVWQLRKGAAVDERVKELLALVGLKAEHAGRLPGAFSGGQRQRIAIARALAMEPKLLVADEAVAALDLSVRGQILALFNDLRHKLGLSVLFISHDLSAVRQLCDRVVVMYHGKIVESGATASVINHPQDNYTRQLLAAAPDVQQALALRSAAV; from the coding sequence ATGACTAACGCGCGCTTGCTTTCGGTTGAAAACCTCTCGCTGCACACTTACGATCAGCGCTTGCTGGTGGATAACGTCTCTTTTGATCTTGATCGCAAGGAAATCCTGGCGTTAGTCGGCGAGTCGGGCTCAGGTAAAACCTTAACGTCGCTGGCGCTGATGAACTTGCTGCCCACGGGCGTGCAGCAGAGTGGTGGCCGCGTGATGTTTAATGGCGAACCGCTGGATGCGCGCAAAACCCAGCAATTACGCGGCTGCCGCATCGCTACCGTGTTTCAGGAACCAATGACCAGCATGAATCCCACGCTGCGTATTGGTGAGCAGATTGCCGAAGTGCTGGTGCGGCATCGTCAGTTCAGCTGGAAACAGGCGCAGCAGGAAGCGATTGCGCTGCTGGATCGCGTTGGCATCGTCAATCCTGCACAGCGCGCGCGTCAGTATATTCATCAGTTGTCGGGCGGCATGCGGCAACGTGTGATGATCGCCAGCGCCATTAGCGGTCAGCCGGAATTATTGATTGCCGATGAGCCAACTACCGCGCTGGACGTCACCATTCAGGCGCAGATTCTGGCGCTGCTGCAGGAACTGCAACAAGAGATGGGCATGGGGATCTTATTGATCACCCACGATCTCTCGGTGGTGGCGCGCTACGCCGATCGCGTCTGCGTGATGCAGCAAGGGCAGCTGGTTGAACAGGGCGCGGTGCTGAGCACGCTCGGCGCACCAACGCATCCTTATACACGCAAATTGATTGCCGCCTCGGCCACGCAGATCCCGGATACGATTGCGGTACCTGAACAGCCGCCGCTGCTGGTGCTGCGTGACATCAGTAAAAGCTATCCGCTGCCGCGCCGTTTGCCGCTGTGGCCTGCCAAACGGCAAACCGTTTTGCATCCGGCCAATCTGTCGATTGCGCAGGGCGAAATCGTCGGGCTGATTGGCGAATCCGGCTCTGGCAAAACCACACTGGGCAGCGCGGCGATTGGCCTGATTACAGCGGATGGCGGCGAGGTGCATTTTCAGGGTCAGCATCTGCAAGGGCGCCAGCTGAATACGTTACGTCGTCACGCGCAGATCATCTTTCAGGACCCTTACGCCAGTTTGAATCCCAAAATTCCAGTCGGTGAGCAGATCGCTGAACCACTTCGCGTCTGGCAGCTGCGCAAAGGCGCGGCGGTGGATGAACGGGTTAAAGAGCTGCTGGCGTTGGTGGGATTGAAGGCTGAACATGCCGGACGTTTGCCGGGCGCGTTTTCCGGCGGTCAGCGTCAGCGAATTGCCATTGCGCGCGCGCTGGCGATGGAGCCGAAGTTGCTGGTGGCGGATGAAGCGGTGGCGGCACTGGATTTATCAGTGCGCGGGCAGATTCTGGCGCTGTTTAATGATCTACGCCACAAGCTGGGATTATCGGTACTGTTTATCAGCCACGATCTCAGCGCGGTGCGTCAGTTGTGCGATCGCGTGGTGGTGATGTATCACGGCAAGATTGTGGAGTCCGGCGCGACCGCCAGCGTGATTAATCATCCGCAGGACAATTACACGCGCCAACTGCTCGCCGCTGCGCCGGACGTTCAGCAGGCGCTGGCGCTGCGATCAGCTGCCGTGTAA
- a CDS encoding sulfurtransferase, translating into MIIDVLSLHQRQAKGEAFLLIDVREFADWQRATLPGAQHCNVYDYFIEDCSEAGLAVMAAEAATALQPMFTAYPNATPVFFEQQVGMRSPRGAWFAWLLKRDDALILDGGVEAWIAAGYELSPGLGLSRTVAHPPAAHAPAWNRELVCSREQVLAADGVNVVNVDARRRSEFDGSFAHACCQRAGRIPHSQLLFWEDVIANGHFLAAQQIAARAEAAGLSKDAKLQVYCHRGARAATVLAALKLAGYPHVSVYVGSWHEWAEHHELPLLHGS; encoded by the coding sequence ATGATCATTGATGTGCTATCCCTGCATCAGCGCCAGGCAAAAGGCGAAGCATTTCTGCTGATCGACGTGCGCGAGTTCGCCGACTGGCAACGCGCCACCTTACCCGGCGCGCAGCACTGTAACGTCTACGATTATTTTATTGAGGATTGCAGCGAGGCGGGTTTAGCGGTGATGGCTGCAGAAGCCGCCACCGCGCTGCAACCGATGTTTACCGCCTATCCCAACGCCACGCCGGTGTTTTTCGAACAGCAGGTTGGCATGCGTTCGCCGCGTGGGGCCTGGTTTGCGTGGCTGCTCAAGCGTGATGATGCGCTGATTCTGGATGGCGGCGTGGAGGCGTGGATTGCAGCAGGCTATGAACTCAGTCCGGGATTGGGATTAAGCCGCACGGTGGCGCATCCACCCGCAGCCCACGCTCCAGCGTGGAATCGCGAGCTGGTGTGCAGCCGGGAACAGGTATTAGCAGCAGATGGAGTGAATGTGGTCAACGTGGATGCACGTCGCCGCAGCGAATTTGACGGCAGCTTTGCGCATGCCTGCTGCCAGCGCGCCGGACGCATTCCGCATTCTCAGCTGCTATTTTGGGAGGATGTCATTGCCAACGGCCATTTCTTAGCAGCGCAGCAGATTGCCGCACGCGCCGAGGCGGCAGGATTGAGTAAAGATGCGAAGTTGCAGGTTTATTGCCATCGCGGTGCCCGCGCCGCCACGGTGTTGGCGGCGTTGAAGCTGGCGGGCTATCCCCATGTTTCGGTGTATGTCGGTTCCTGGCACGAATGGGCTGAACATCACGAACTGCCGCTGTTACACGGCAGCTGA
- a CDS encoding ornithine cyclodeaminase, giving the protein MEALLRVLDEATVAQLGGGDVALALEDVKAVIRLMRLGEAQMPAENHIDLGTPLGKAYALPARVGGSYNAAGVKWTAHRPQRPDALPAALALTLINDAQSGIPRGLLASGALTAARTAAVSALALQLAAPRPVKRVLLLGAGLHAQAHLRMLQQLFPQLEQIGVWNRSPFKLNALREVQIETDLQLALAQSYDAVLTCTSADQPIIDAAAVQPGRIIVQVGYHEVSFAAIKASSKVVVDAWGNFAQRSAKSLFQMFRAGEFGEQDVAADLAALLLDNWRPQPDDSVYFSSFGLNVFDIALAARVLQAAEHDELGSLHSLFSGVLHDH; this is encoded by the coding sequence ATGGAAGCGTTATTGCGTGTACTGGATGAAGCCACCGTCGCGCAATTAGGCGGCGGCGATGTCGCTCTGGCGCTGGAAGACGTCAAAGCGGTGATTCGCCTGATGCGTCTCGGCGAGGCGCAAATGCCCGCTGAAAATCACATCGACCTCGGCACGCCGCTCGGTAAAGCTTATGCCTTGCCAGCGCGCGTTGGCGGCAGCTACAACGCTGCGGGCGTAAAGTGGACGGCGCATCGTCCACAGCGACCCGATGCGTTGCCTGCCGCCTTAGCCTTAACCCTGATTAACGATGCGCAAAGCGGTATTCCGCGTGGTTTGCTGGCCAGCGGCGCATTAACCGCGGCGCGCACCGCGGCGGTGAGTGCGCTGGCGTTGCAGCTGGCCGCGCCGCGTCCGGTGAAACGCGTGCTGCTGCTTGGCGCTGGTTTGCATGCTCAGGCGCATTTGCGCATGTTGCAGCAGCTGTTTCCGCAGCTGGAACAGATTGGCGTGTGGAATCGCTCGCCTTTTAAACTCAATGCGTTGCGCGAAGTGCAGATCGAAACTGATTTGCAGCTCGCTCTGGCGCAGTCTTATGACGCGGTGCTGACCTGCACCAGCGCCGACCAGCCGATTATTGATGCCGCAGCGGTCCAGCCCGGCAGGATCATTGTGCAGGTCGGCTATCACGAAGTTAGTTTTGCCGCCATCAAAGCCAGCAGCAAGGTGGTGGTCGATGCGTGGGGCAATTTTGCCCAGCGCAGCGCCAAAAGCCTGTTCCAGATGTTCCGCGCCGGTGAGTTTGGTGAGCAGGATGTAGCGGCCGATCTCGCCGCGCTGCTGCTGGATAACTGGCGTCCACAGCCCGATGACAGCGTTTATTTCTCCTCGTTTGGCCTCAACGTGTTTGATATCGCCCTCGCCGCCCGCGTGTTGCAGGCCGCCGAGCACGACGAACTCGGTTCGTTGCATTCGCTGTTTTCAGGAGTTCTGCATGATCATTGA